In a genomic window of Nyctibius grandis isolate bNycGra1 chromosome 4, bNycGra1.pri, whole genome shotgun sequence:
- the ALDH18A1 gene encoding delta-1-pyrroline-5-carboxylate synthase isoform X4, whose translation MLCRAALSPLVRSPGWCFVLSPRAMAAISRLYLPCRSQRLRNESIRRWSNIPFITMPLSRAHGKSFAHRSELKHAKRIVVKLGSAVVTRGDECGLALGRLASIVEQVSMLQNQGREMMIVTSGAVAFGKQRLRHEILLSQSVRQALHSGQSQLKDMAIPVLEARACAAAGQSGLMALYEAMFTQYSICAAQILVTNLDFHDEQKRRNLNGTLHELLRMNIVPIINTNDAVVPPPEPNSDLQGVNVISVKDNDSLAARLAVEMKTDLLIVLSDVEGLFDSPPGSDDAKLIDIFYPGDQQSVTFGTKSRVGMGGMEAKVKAALWALQGGTSVVIANGTHPKISGHVITDIVEGKKVGTFFSEVKPAGPTVEQQGEMARAGGRTLAALQPEQRAEIIYHLADLLTDQREEILLANKKDLEEAENKGRLALPLLKRLSLSTSKLNSLAIGLRQIAASSQDSVGRVIRRTRIAKDLDLEQVTVPIGVLLVIFESRPDCLPQVSALAIASGNGLLLKGGKEAAHSNQILHHLTQEALSIHGVKDAVQLVNTREEVEDLCRLDKLIDLIIPRGSSQLVRNIQKAAKGIPVMGHSEGICHVYVDTDASVEKVTRIIRDSKCEYPAACNALETLLIHRDLLRTPLFDQIIDMLRVEQVKIHAGPKFASYLTFSPSEVKSLRTEYGDLECCIEVVDSVQEAVEHIHKYGSSHTDVIITENGS comes from the exons ATGTTGTGTCGAGCTGCTCTGAGCCCTCTTGTCCGTTCCCCTGGATGGTGCTTTGTGTTGTCGCCACGTGCCATGGCAGCCATCTCCCGTTTGT ATCTCCCTTGCCGTAGCCAAAGATTAAGGAATGAATCCATCCGTCGTTGGAGCAACATCCCTTTTATCACCATGCCCCTCAGCCGTGCACATGGAAAATCGTTTGCCCACCGCAGTGAGCTGAAGCATGCCAAGCGGATTGTAGTGAAGCTGGGTAGTGCTGTTGTGACCCGAGGGGATGAGTGTGGCTTGGCCCTTGGGAGGCTGGCATCTATTGTAGAGCAG GTGTCCATGCTGCAAAATCAGGGCCGAGAGATGATGATTGTCACCAGCGGTGCTGTAGCTTTTGGGAAGCAGCGGTTGCGTCATGAGATCTTGCTTTCTCAGAGTGTGAGGCAAGCGCTTCATTCAGGCCAGAGTCAGCTAAAAGATATG GCTATTCCAGTCTTGGAGGCCCgagcctgtgcagcagctggcCAGAGTGGACTGATGGCTCTGTATGAGGCCATGTTTACGCAGTACAGCATCTGTGCTGCTCAG aTTTTAGTCACCAACCTGGATTTCCATGATGAACAGAAGCGTCGGAACTTAAATGGAACATTGCATGAGCTTTTAAGAATGAATATTGTCCCTATAATTAACACTAATGATGCTGTTGTTCCACCTCCGGAGCCGAACAGTGATCTGCAGGGGGTAAAT GTGATTAGTGTGAAGGATAACGACAGTCTGGCAGCACGACTGGCTGTAGAAATGAAGACTGATCTCCTGATTGTTCTCTCAGATGTAGAAG gactCTTTGACAGCCCTCCAGGATCTGATGATGCAAAGCTCATTGACATATTCTACCCAGGAGACCAGCAGTCTGTAACATTTGGAACCAAATCCCGGGTGGGAATGGGAGGCATGGAAGCCAAG gtgaaagcagctctgtgggccCTCCAAGGAGGCACCTCTGTTGTGATTGCGAATGGAACCCACCCAAAGATCTCGGGTCATGTCATCACAGATAttgtggaagggaaaaaagttggAACCTTTTTTTCAGAGGTAAAACCTGCAG gtccTACAGTAGAGCAGCAGGGTGAGATGGCTCGAGCTGGTGGCAGGACTCTGGCGGCTCTACAGCCTGAGCAG agagCAGAGATTATTTATCATCTTGCTGACTTACTAACTGaccagagagaagaaattcttttggCAAACAAAAAGGACTTAGAAGAGGCTGAAAATAAAG ggAGATTGGCACTTCCTTTGTTGAAACGTCTGAGTCTGTCTACATCAAAGCTGAACAGCTTGGCTATTGGTCTGCGTCAGATTGCAGCATCCTCACAAGACAGCGTTGGCCGTGTAATTCGGCGAACGCGAATAGCAAAAGACCTGGATTTGGAGCAGGTGACAGTGCCTATTGGTGTTCTTCTCGTGATCTTTGAGTCCCGTCCTGACTGTCTTCCACAG GTGTCCGCTTTGGCCATAGCCAGTGGAAACGGCTTACTGCTTAAAGGAGGGAAAGAGGCAGCACATAGCAACCAAATCCTTCATCATCTGACACAAGAAGCGCTCTCCATTCACGGAGTCAAAGATGCGGTGCAACTA GTGAACACAAGAGAGGAAGTGGAAGATCTCTGCCGTTTGGATAAGCTGATAGATCTAATCATTCCACGTGGTTCATCACAGCTAGTCAGGAATATCCAGAAAGCTGCTAAGGGAATCCCAGTGATGGGACACAGCGAAGGGATCTGCCATGTGTACGTGGACACGGATGCCAGCGTTGAGAAGGTCACACGAATAA TCAGAGACTCAAAGTGTGAATATCCTGCTGCCTGTAATGCTCTGGAAACTCTCTTAATTCATCGAGACTTGCTGAGAACCCCGTTGTTTGATCAGATCATAGACATGTTGAGAGTAGAACAG